The proteins below come from a single Candidatus Obscuribacterales bacterium genomic window:
- the ntrB gene encoding nitrate ABC transporter permease, which yields MTAPVSMKRRRSKFAFQPLLQWAYKRVKDLIPPAIAVVIFLVVWQLLTMSPDANLPSPVRTLEDTWELIVDPFFDNGGIDKGLFWQILTSLQRVALGFSLAAVVGIGLGILVGTNKLMYQALDPIFQVLRTVPPLAWLPISLAGFQQANPSAIFVIFITAIWPIIINTTEGVLQIPQDYNNVSRVLRLSRTTYFFKVLFPSTVPYIFTGLKIGIGLSWLAIIAAEMLIGGVGIGFFIWDAWNSSRVSDIIIAIIYVGIVGLLLDKFITYLSKLVVPEEQKS from the coding sequence ATGACCGCACCTGTAAGCATGAAGCGACGACGATCTAAATTTGCTTTTCAACCGCTGCTGCAGTGGGCCTATAAACGAGTCAAGGACTTGATTCCCCCAGCGATCGCCGTGGTGATCTTTTTGGTTGTGTGGCAACTGTTAACCATGAGTCCAGATGCCAATCTTCCCAGTCCGGTTCGCACGTTAGAAGATACCTGGGAGTTAATTGTCGATCCCTTCTTTGACAATGGCGGGATTGATAAAGGTCTGTTTTGGCAGATTCTGACCAGTTTGCAGCGGGTTGCTCTAGGCTTTTCCCTAGCGGCTGTGGTGGGCATTGGGCTAGGCATTCTGGTAGGCACTAATAAGTTAATGTATCAAGCCCTGGATCCAATTTTCCAGGTACTGAGAACCGTTCCGCCCTTGGCCTGGCTGCCGATTTCCTTGGCCGGATTCCAGCAGGCTAATCCCTCGGCAATTTTTGTCATCTTTATTACCGCTATCTGGCCGATTATTATCAACACAACGGAAGGAGTGCTGCAAATTCCCCAAGACTACAACAACGTCTCTCGGGTTTTGCGCCTGAGCCGCACCACCTACTTTTTCAAGGTGCTCTTTCCGTCCACCGTTCCCTATATTTTTACCGGGCTGAAAATTGGCATTGGTCTTTCCTGGCTCGCCATTATTGCCGCAGAGATGCTGATTGGTGGCGTTGGTATTGGTTTCTTTATCTGGGACGCTTGGAACAGCTCTCGGGTCAGCGACATTATCATCGCGATTATCTATGTGGGGATTGTAGGACTCTTGCTGGATAAATTCATCACCTACCTCAGTAAGCTAGTTGTTCCTGAAGAGCAGAAAAGCTAG
- a CDS encoding CmpA/NrtA family ABC transporter substrate-binding protein: MTRLSRRKFILTASATAAGTFLLNACSSGSDSDTSTVEAVDIDPADAPEVTAAKLGFIALTDSAPLIIAQEKGFFAKYGMTEVSVEKQASWGTTRDNLVLGSEGGGIDGAHILTPMPYLISEGIVTDGRKVPMYILARLNVNGQGICLSNDYLDLEVGVDSSPLKEVFAERKAAGQEVKAAMTFPGGTHDLWIRYWLAAGGIDPDNDVSTIVVPPPQMVANVKVGNMDAFCVGEPWPLQTVNQEIGYNALTTGELWKDHPEKAFGMRADWVDQNPNAAKALLKATLEAQIWCSQAENKEEMCQILSKRAWFNVPYDDIIDRSVGTFDYGTGKVLDQPDLMQKYWEDNASYPYKSHDVWFLTENIRWGYLPPDTDITAMVDAVNREDLWREAAIAIGQEAAIPADPSRGVETFFDGIQFDPADPQAYLDSLAIKRV, encoded by the coding sequence ATGACTCGACTTTCTAGACGCAAGTTTATTTTGACCGCTAGCGCTACGGCTGCGGGTACATTTCTTCTTAACGCTTGCTCATCTGGATCCGATAGCGACACTTCGACGGTCGAGGCAGTAGATATCGATCCGGCTGATGCGCCAGAAGTAACTGCGGCAAAACTAGGCTTCATTGCCCTCACCGACTCGGCTCCCCTGATCATTGCCCAGGAAAAAGGTTTCTTTGCTAAATACGGCATGACCGAGGTATCGGTTGAAAAGCAGGCATCCTGGGGCACTACCCGTGACAACCTGGTGCTGGGGTCTGAAGGCGGCGGCATTGACGGAGCCCATATTCTCACCCCTATGCCTTACCTGATTTCTGAAGGTATTGTCACCGACGGGCGCAAGGTTCCCATGTATATCCTGGCTCGTTTGAATGTGAATGGTCAGGGGATTTGTTTATCCAATGACTATCTCGACTTGGAAGTTGGTGTAGATAGTAGCCCGCTGAAAGAGGTCTTTGCTGAACGGAAAGCAGCGGGACAAGAAGTTAAAGCAGCCATGACCTTCCCTGGCGGTACCCACGATCTGTGGATCCGCTATTGGCTAGCAGCAGGCGGTATTGATCCCGATAATGATGTCTCCACCATCGTGGTGCCACCTCCGCAAATGGTCGCTAATGTGAAAGTAGGCAACATGGATGCTTTCTGTGTGGGAGAACCTTGGCCCTTGCAAACGGTGAACCAGGAGATTGGCTATAATGCCCTCACCACGGGTGAACTCTGGAAAGATCACCCAGAAAAGGCATTCGGTATGAGAGCCGACTGGGTGGATCAAAACCCCAATGCCGCTAAGGCTTTGCTGAAGGCTACCTTAGAAGCCCAAATTTGGTGTAGCCAGGCAGAAAATAAAGAAGAGATGTGTCAAATCTTGTCCAAGCGGGCCTGGTTTAACGTGCCCTATGATGACATCATCGATCGCTCCGTGGGTACATTTGACTACGGTACAGGTAAGGTGCTCGATCAACCCGATCTGATGCAGAAATATTGGGAAGATAATGCGTCTTATCCTTACAAGAGTCATGATGTCTGGTTCCTCACCGAAAATATTCGCTGGGGCTACCTACCGCCAGATACCGACATCACTGCCATGGTTGATGCCGTAAACCGTGAAGATCTATGGCGGGAAGCGGCGATCGCTATTGGACAAGAAGCAGCGATTCCTGCTGATCCTTCTCGTGGTGTTGAAACTTTCTTTGACGGCATTCAATTTGATCCAGCCGATCCGCAGGCTTACCTTGATAGCCTAGCCATTAAACGAGTGTAG